Proteins encoded together in one Pristiophorus japonicus isolate sPriJap1 unplaced genomic scaffold, sPriJap1.hap1 HAP1_SCAFFOLD_199, whole genome shotgun sequence window:
- the LOC139244009 gene encoding probable G-protein coupled receptor 139, translating to VTIMILSRGKCGLSKCVTRYLVAMATADLLVVILDLILRHIPIRYTEQFIFVYSIPLCNIHAVLLYAATDCSVWFTVTFTFDRFVAICCQELKTKYSTERTAAVVLGTVTVLSCLKNIPWYFMFTSRYVLGNNPWFCDLYYTNYASLGWAVFELLHYILTPCVPFILILLLNALTVRHILLASRARRRLRGHSSGESPRDPEMESRRKSMILLFVISGNFILLWAMYMVVLVENRIGWIARHVYIPVFVTELGYMLQQLSCCTNTGIYAVTQTKFREQWKNVLKYPFVLIGHEVLVEKPDEGSPIITLYESL from the exons gtgacgataatgatcctgtcccggggaaagtgtggactctccaaatgtgtcactcgttacctggtggccatggcaacagcggaTCTCCTGGTGGTGATCctggatctgatactgaggcacattccgattcgttatacggaacagtttattttcgtgtattccatccccctgtgtaatatccacgccgtcctactctatgcagccacagactgttctgtctggttcaccgtcactttcaccttcgatcgatttgtggccatttgttgccaggagctgaaaactaaatatagcaccgagagaacggcggctgtggttctgggaacagtgactgtgctgagctgtttaaagaaCATACCCTGGTATTTTATGTTCACAAGTAGGTATGTGCTTGGTAACAACCCCTGGTTTTGTGATCTGTATTACACTAATTATGCATCACTGGGCTGGGCAGTATTCGAACTACTTCATTATATTCtaaccccgtgtgtcccatttattctgatcctgctgctcaatgctctcactgtcagacacattttactggccagcagagctcgcaggagactccggggtcacagcagtggggagagtcccagagaccccgagatggagagtcgcaggaaatccatgattttattgtttgtgatctcggggaatttcatcttGTTATGGGCAATGTATATGGTGGTTCTTGTGGAAAACCGGATTGGTTGGATTGCACGACATGTATATATACCTGTGTTTGTAACTGAACTGGGATACATGCTGCAGCAGCTGAGTTGCTGTACAAACACTGGTATTTATgccgtgacacagactaagttccgggagcagtggaagaatgtgctgaaatatccctttgtt ctcattggccatgaagtactggttgagaaaCCCGACGAAGGCTCCCCAATCATCacactctacgaatctctctaa